In Vicia villosa cultivar HV-30 ecotype Madison, WI unplaced genomic scaffold, Vvil1.0 ctg.004363F_1_1, whole genome shotgun sequence, the following are encoded in one genomic region:
- the LOC131642004 gene encoding uncharacterized protein LOC131642004: MGFGGRWMGWIELLVFNSKMSVLVNGSSTKEFEVFRGLRQSDPFSPFLYVLVAEGLLGLVTKSIEVGDLAIKGSCWVENIQFAYDTLLVREGTWKHVWAIKAVIQAFEIVSGLGINCHKSKLMGINSRGPFLEAAPVLVKWRKENFISLVFPLVLILGRIRLGILYW; this comes from the coding sequence ATGGGTTTTGGGGGAAGATGGATGGGATGGATTGAGTTATTGGTTTTCAATAGTAAGATGTCGGTTCTTGTTAATGGTAGTTCTACCAAAGAATTCGAAGTGTTCCGAGGGTTGAGACAAAGTGACCCCTTCTCAccttttctttatgttttagTGGCGGAAGGTCTTTTGGGGTTAGTGACGAAATCCATTGAAGTTGGGGATTTAGCCATAAAAGGTTCTTGTTGGGTGGAAAATATTCAATTTGCATATGATACTCTACTTGTGCGAGAAGGGACGTGGAAGCATGTTTGGGCGATTAAGGCGGTGATTCAGGCATTTGAAATTGTGTCGGGCCTTGGAATTAATTGTCATAAAAGTAAATTGATGGGTATTAATTCAAGGGGTCCGTTTTTAGAAGCCGCACCTGTTCTTGTAAAGTGGAGGAAAGAAAATTTTATTTCCTTGGTATTCCCATTGGTTTTGATCCTAGGAAGGATACGACTTGGAATCCTCTATTGGTGA